The DNA sequence TGAtctactgtataaaatactaaaagttaacaatcaaagagcaaatgaacaaacaattataaattaatttaattaataaggacaaaactattgtaaattgttttagtGTGGAGTTTAAATATATAATCTCTGATTCTCTTAAAGTTTCCTTCtggcttttttcattttttaaatatatgttttcttcatttggttaaaccagaggttttcatttggtttaaccaaatatttagagggtacaagtgtaccgagttagtattttaagtttagggtaaggttaaagtgcacttataAAATATGGACAAGAGGTCAAGTGAGGTCATACCGTTTTCGCACCATCATTTTATAATACTACTGCTATGTTACTAAATGAGCATTTTGCAATACCCGTAGAAAGTCACCCACTGGCTTATAATGTCGTTCTTGTCGCCGTCAGTGACCCCGCATTATTATTACGTCACTGTCGTACATTTAATTCAGGGATACGTATCGATGGCAGATAGCTAGCAATTGTTGGGAAGTTTAACGTGTCAGGAAAGCAAATTTTAAGTCAATCGGTGCAATTTTAGTTGTATTTATATGACATTATTATCAAATGACAATACTTAAACACAGAGACTATTTTGCGGAGAGATAGAGCTCataaattgttgtttatgaatGGCAAGGGAAAACTTTAGTTGACAAATCGAGCTATGTCCTACACGTTCGGCTGGGAATCATTAGTGATTAAGTTGGTTTTTAGGCATGATCaagttgttataattattattatcatcatcattattgtcGTGAATTTCACGATATTAATGATTAAATTTGTGTTCCGTCTAAGAATGTATCCGTCCGTCTGTTTAATTTGGGTCTTCTCCGTCGGAATATAATTTGATTACAGTTTTCAcgaaattttcatgttttttgtgACTTGTTATGTAAAGACTTGTTATATAAATGTGAGTTTTGGATATTGTGGGGGATGGTTTTTTGTACGTTTGTGATGTAGAAAAATTCAAATACAAATTggataaaaattaaagaaaattgaagCGAACAAAGTGTTagtttgatttaaataaaattctgAACCGGGTAATAATTTAATCTTGGGCAAAAGGAAAAATAGTTTGCCACAAGATTTTGGCGCCGGAACCCGGGAATAAGCGtgcaataaattaaattaaacaaaatggctTCAAGTGTGAAATATTTAAAGGCTGTGAGAACTAGGTATAGAAACGTTCTGAATCATGAAATTGATGTTGGAAAATCTCTACTTATGGAGATGAGCGAACAAGAAATTCTGGAAATTAACAAAGATGATTACGTTGAAAAATTGGATAGGTGTATGGAAAAAATCAATTCATATCGGATCAAGGTTGATATTCAGTCGGAAAAGCTTTCGTCCGCTCTTagtgaaagtgaaagtgaaacgGAATCATTCGAATCGGTGATTGAATCTGATGGTGCTTTATGTGAGGATGCATTGGAGTGTTATCTTGATTTGAAAGGAGTAAAGGGAAAGTTATTGAAAAGCAAAGAAACCGAAATAAAAGGCAAAGATGCCAGTGAGAAAAGCGTAAGTGAACATCTAGTCACCATGCAGCAACAAATGCAGTCGTTTATGAGAGAACAAGTAAAACAACAAATTGAATTTATGGAACGACAAGAGCAGAAAGGTAAGGTAACTTCTTCTGTGAAACTTCCTAAATTAGATATTGTGACTTTTGATAGAAATAAACTCAAATGGCAGGAGTTTTGGGACACCTTTAACAGTACTGTTCATACAAACACAAGGCTATCGGGAAGGCAAAGGAAGCTATTGCTGGCCTAGAACTTTCAAATGCAAACTACCATGTCGCGATATCTATTATGAAAGAAAGGTTTGGTAACATACAAGAAGTTGTGAATCTTCACTATAACACCCTCATTAATTTGGCTGCACCTAGTAACAAGACTGAAAGTCTACGACTCTTTTTGGATTCAGTTGAAAAACACCTAAGAAGTCTCGATGTTTTAAAGCAGGATGTTAATCAAGACGTCTTTATCTCTATGATCAAATCGAAACTTCCAAAGGATGTGTTGTTGCAACTAGAACTACGCAGACAAACTGGTTCAGAGTGGACAGTGAGACAATTACGAGATTGTTTGTGTGCATATATAGTAGCGCGTGAACGTACTGACGAAGATTTAAAATGTGAAGTGCAAGAAAAGCCGAAGTCACATGTATTCCGTGGAAGTTTCCAAAGTAACGACAGGAAAAAGTTCGGACAAAGTCGATTTAGAGGTGTCGTCGGAACTAATTCAGCGGAGGTACTTGTCGCAACAAATAAATCAACAGCAAAAGATAAAGGATACTCTGACAAATGTAGATATTGTGGCAAGCACCATTATAGTGACGAGTGTCAAAAGTATTCCACAAtggaagaaagaaaacaaatcttGAAAGACTCTTGTCACAGATGCTTAAAAGTTGGTCATATGTCAAAGGACTGCAAACGGAACAAAGTGTGTGTACATTGTGGAGCAAATAACAAACACCATAGGAGTCTTTGCCCTAAAAAGGTTCCTACAAGGATAAGAAATGAGGGAGTATGTCAGAGGAATTCACGGATGTAGAAAGTGAAAGTGTACCTAATGAAGAAAATGTGCTTgtttcatatggagaagttgttCTTATGCAGACCGCTAAAGCAGAAATAAAACATCCGTACGATTCCAAAAACGAGCATGTGAGAGTTCTCCTCGACTGTGGTTCTCAGAGAACATATTTAACAGAAAATCTAGCTTCCAGACTTGGCTTGAAGAAGGAGCAAGAAACTGAGATTAAGTTAGCAACATTTGGAAGTAACAAACCGAAGGTCATCCGGACACCTTCAACGAAATTAGATATCAAGCTAAAAGATGGTAGTGTCTTACATATATGTGCAAATATTGTGCCAAGCATAACCGGAACAATACACAGGAATCCGCTGAAAGTACATTCATCGGAAAACTTGGATTTTCTAGTGAAAAGTCTTGATTTAGCGGATACTATTCCATCGGAAAATGAATCTACCACTATCGAAATGTTACTTGGCAATGATTACTATTTAGATGTAGTGCTCCCGCAAAGGATTGAAATTCAACCCGGACTTTACTTTCTCTCTTCCAAACTGGGGTGGATTTTGACAGGCCGTActaatgaaaataatgacaatcAATGTGACGTCAACATGTTGATTCTTACCTATGGTACCACAATTTCTGAATGTGAAAATGTTTCTACAAGTGTTGACGAAACAATGTTAATAAAGCCAGATCTCGAGGATTTCTGGAATGTGGAGTCTATCGGACTGACTGATGATCCATTAAGTGTTAACAATAAATATGCGATAgataatttcaataaaacttaaaCGTTTGAAAACGGCTGATACTTTGTCACATGGCCGTGAAAAGATGATGATCCAGATTGCCACAAAACCGTGACCTTGCTATGGGCCGTTTAAAATATACCTAGCAAGAATGAAAGGCAACCCTGATTTGATGAACAAGTACAACAATGTGATTAAAGATCAGCTCGAAAGTGGAGTGATTGAGGAGGTGAACCAAAACAGTGCTGAAGGTCTCAAACATTACCTATCGCATCATGCTGTAATAAATCCCTAATAACGACGACTAAATTACGAGTTGTGTACGATGCGTCGGCGAAGACAAGACGTGAATACCAAAGCTTAAACGACTGTCTGTACCGAGGTCTTGTCGTCCTTCACGACCTCTGCGGAATTCTCATGAGATTTAGAATACATAATAAAGCCCTAGTCTCTGATATTGAAAAGGCGTTTCTCCAAGTCGGGTTGCAACCACACCAGAGAGATGTTTCACGGTTCCTCTGGGTTAAAGATTGTCAAAAACCTGACCtattaagtgaaaatgtgcaaGAATATCGCTTTTGTCGAGTACCATTTGGAGTGGTGTCCAGTCCTTTTCTACTTGGAGCGACAATTAATCATCACCTTGATTCATACAATACAGATATTTCTAGGAgaatcaaaaatgacatttatgtGGACAATCTCATAACTGGAGCTAATACGGTTGATGACGCAAAGAGACTTTATAGTGAAGTCAAATCAATGTTCGATGCTGCATCGATGAATATGAGGGACTGGATCTCCAACAATGACGACGTCAACAAATATATTCCAGATAAACACAAATCGCAAAGTAAAATATTGAAGGTGCTTGGATATAATTGGAATGCTGGAAAGGATCTGATATCAGTGAACCCATCAAGTGTACTGAAAACTGATTCCACTGATGTAACGAAACGTCATGTATTGAAACAGCTTGCATCGGTTTATGACCCGTTGGGATTGTTTTCTCCGATCATTCTGCGTGGAAAAATGCTGCTTCAAACAATGTGGAGCAAAACTTATGACTGGGACGACGAAATTGACAAAGATTGTGCAAATATATGGGCAACTGTGAAATCAGATCTTCAACAAATATCTGACTGTGAAATCCCAAGAAGTGTTACAACTGATGGAAGTAAAGAAACAAGTTATTCATTACAGTGTTTCTGTGACGCTTCAAAGGCTGCATATGCCAATGCTGTATATATTCGTCAGAAAAATAACTGTGATTTCAGGTCAGACCTTGTGTTTTCAAAGACAAGACTTGCTCCAACGAAGGGCATGTCGATACCACGGATGGAATTAATGGGTGTTCTCATAGGTGTACGGTGTGTGAATTTCGTGAAGAACAAACTGAATTTGCCAATTGATGAAGTGTGTTTGTCTGATTCACAGTGCGTTCTTAGTTGGATTGCTACAGATAAACCGTTGTCAGTATTTGTTCAGAACAGggtcaatgaaataaaacaacagaGTAACATAAAGTTTGGTTATATTCCGTCAGCGGAGAATCCAGCCGATAAAGCAAGTCGCGGGTGTTCGTTACAAAGCTTGATTGCCAGCGATTTGTGGTGGCATGGTCCAGTGTGTTTGAAGCAACCGAACATTCTACCAGAAATCACCATAACACCCGAGTTCAAACCAGAATTAAGGGGAGAGAAGCAAGAAGTAGAATTAGGAGTATTATCGCCTGATCAGAAACAGGAAGCAGATCAATACAAACCACGATCAAATGGTATGTTTGGCTTAGACTCAGAGAACTTTTCATCATTGACAAAGTTGTTAAGAATTACTGCCTTTGTTTTGCGTTTTGTGAGAAAATTACAAAAGAGATCTACAGAGTGTGGTCCGTTAAAAAGTTACGAAATAAGCGAAGCGGAAATTGCATGGTTACAACAAATACAAAGCAACCACTTCTTAGAAGTATTCACTTCAATCTCAAAGAAGAAGCCGCATAATCTACAAAGACAACTTGGACTGTACGTAGATGGTAAAGGGCTTCTGAGATGTCGAGGTAGACTGGAGCATGCAAGTATGAGTGAAGGTTCAAGGCGTCCGATTCTGTTGCCACAGAAGGAGAGGTTTACAGAGTTAATCATAGAAAAGTGCCATAAACAGTGTCTTCATAGTGGTGTTTCACAAACGTTGTCCAATCTGAGGAGCAATTACTGGATTCCACAAGGTCGCGCCACAGTTAGAAAAGTGTTGGGATCATGCAATGTATGCCGTCGACATGAAGGTGGAAGCTACAAAATGCCATCTATGCCGCCCCTTCCTAAATCCAGAGTGTCAGAATCAGTACCTTTTTCAAAAATTGGATTGGATTATTTAGGGCCATTGTACATTCGCTCAGATTCCGGATTGAAAAAATCATGGGTGTGTCTCTTCACATGTATGGTTATACGTGCAGTACATCTAGAAATAGTGCCTGATGCAACAACAGAAGAGTTTCTTGTAGCCTTGCGTAGATTCATCGCCACTAGGGGTAAACCGGATGAAATTACAAGTGATAATGCTTCACAATTCAAAGCTGGATCAAAAACGATAAACCTAGTGTGGAACGATGTGCTTAAAAGTACGGAAGTACAGGATTATGTTTCAAGGGAAGGTATAAAGTGGAATTTCATAGTAGAACTGGCACCATGGATGGGCGGTTTCTACGAGAGACTTGTCGGAATAGTTAAACGAGCTTTTCGAAAAACCATAGGCCGTAAGTTACTTACGTTGATGCAACTTCAAACTCTTCTCAAAGAAATAGAAACTGTTATAAATTCCAGGCCACTTGTCTACGTTGGAGACGATATCAACTCCACCATTTCACTTTCTCCAAATCATTTCCTAACATTAAATCCTAACACGGGAATACTGGAAAGTGATTATGATGATCGGGATACCGACTACGTACCACGTGAAAATTTTAGTGAAAAGTTACTTAACATTTAGAAAAAAGGACAAAGACTACTCAATGCATTCTGGAAAATTTGGCGCGAGGAATATTTGTTAAGTCTCAGAGAAAGAACgcaaacaaaactgaaaactgGAAGAATTCAGTCACCAAAGAAACCAAAAATCGGCGATATTGTGCTTATAAAGGAGGACTTGCCACGTGGTTGTTGGAAATTAGGGAAGATAGTGAATTTAGTTTTGAGTCGTGATAGACAAGTACGGTCAGCGAAAGTGAAACTGTCATCCGGCAAAGTAATAGGTCGTCCATTGAACCTGTTATATCCCATTGAAAGTTCTGGAGAACTTACTCAAACGGAAATGCTTCAGCCAAAACCAACTACTTCTGTAGAAATGAAAAAACGGCCCGAACGTTTGGCTGCTTTAAACGCAAGAAAGCTGATAGAACAACAACtcaaataatgatttatttgttAGGTTTAATGCTCAATCTAGCTAGATAGCTAGAAcagtattttaacaaaatttggttTGTTAGCCGAgttattaaaattgtaatatcCGAATAAAACTTGACGGAGTCTACATGCTATAAAAACACATTGTCTCCGTTACACGTGATATCCGAGGTATATTTTCAACGGAGTAAAATTAATTCAACGGAGTATGTGTTTAAATTAAAATCACTATGCACGGGATTTTCGTGTCATATTCGAACTGTTATAAAAGTATTGTCATTCAACATTATTTGCGATTGTGTTTAGGATTTATAACGACAAGTTTCTACCAAAAAATGCATCATTGTGATACATGCGGTAGAGTTTATCAACATAAAAAGAATCTTGTGAGACATGTTAGGGAAAGACATACTTTTATAGAGTATTGGCATTGTATTGTATCTTCATGTAAATCGAAATTTATTCGACGCAGTTTCTTGTCAAgacatttagttttaaaacatgGTTACTGTTTGTTGGATTCTAAGCAGGGAGCTTTGGAAGCACAAAGGGGAGATAAACCACAAGAAACATCGTATTATGAGGACGTCAGTGAAGACGATTCCATTTTGGATATTCTAGAAGAAATAGATCCAGTGAGTGAACAAGCCAGTTTGAAAGATATCCATTCAAAGATAATCAACTTTGACCTGGCTTTATTTGGTGATGATATCAACAGTAAATGTGTGGATGCTCTGAACAGTAATGTTACACCAAATAATGACAACGGTGATGTTGTTTCGCAGAATTGAGATGATTCAGAAAAGGAAGTTAATTGCAATGACGTCCAAAACGAAACAACAGAGGACGAAATTAATAATGTGCAAAATGGAGTAAGTGAAATGGGAAATTATCAGTTCGGAAGTAATAAAGTGAATTGTGAAGAAGATTTTGAAACGGAATTAGATTACGAAGATGATGTGAACATGACAACAAGGGGCGATAATACGGATGAAGAAAGTACTAGTATGGGAGCGATAGAATATGAGGATATTTCAAGTGTGGAGAATAACGATGTAGTCTGTGACAGCGATGCGCAAAGTATCAGTAGTACACACAGTGGGCCTAACGACGTTATAATATTGGACAGCGATGACGAAAATTTGAACGGTTGTTTGGAACTGGATATACCAAGTGATGATGTGAGAACACAAGTTATAACTTTGACATTGAAAAGAACAGTCAGATATGTTGATGGAGTTGAAATAATAGAAGATACGGAACAGGACATTGATTTTTACGAATATTGAGAAat is a window from the Mercenaria mercenaria strain notata chromosome 7, MADL_Memer_1, whole genome shotgun sequence genome containing:
- the LOC123543362 gene encoding uncharacterized protein LOC123543362, with protein sequence MRFRIHNKALVSDIEKAFLQVGLQPHQRDVSRFLWVKDCQKPDLLSENVQEYRFCRVPFGVVSSPFLLGATINHHLDSYNTDISRRIKNDIYVDNLITGANTVDDAKRLYSEVKSMFDAASMNMRDWISNNDDVNKYIPDKHKSQSKILKVLGYNWNAGKDLISVNPSSVLKTDSTDVTKRHVLKQLASVYDPLGLFSPIILRGKMLLQTMWSKTYDWDDEIDKDCANIWATVKSDLQQISDCEIPRSVTTDGSKETSYSLQCFCDASKAAYANAVYIRQKNNCDFRSDLVFSKTRLAPTKGMSIPRMELMGVLIGVRCVNFVKNKLNLPIDEVCLSDSQCVLSWIATDKPLSVFVQNRVNEIKQQSNIKFGYIPSAENPADKASRGCSLQSLIASDLWWHGPVCLKQPNILPEITITPEFKPELRGEKQEVELGVLSPDQKQEADQYKPRSNGMFGLDSENFSSLTKLLRITAFVLRFVRKLQKRSTECGPLKSYEISEAEIAWLQQIQSNHFLEVFTSISKKKPHNLQRQLGLYVDGKGLLRCRGRLEHASMSEGSRRPILLPQKERFTELIIEKCHKQCLHSGVSQTLSNLRSNYWIPQGRATVRKVLGSCNVCRRHEGGSYKMPSMPPLPKSRVSESVPFSKIGLDYLGPLYIRSDSGLKKSWVCLFTCMVIRAVHLEIVPDATTEEFLVALRRFIATRGKPDEITSDNASQFKAGSKTINLVWNDVLKSTEVQDYVSREGIKWNFIVELAPWMGGFYERLVGIVKRAFRKTIGRKLLTLMQLQTLLKEIETVINSRPLVYVGDDINSTISLSPNHFLTLNPNTGILESDYDDRDTDYVPRENFSEKLLNI
- the LOC123543363 gene encoding uncharacterized protein LOC123543363 — protein: MKERFGNIQEVVNLHYNTLINLAAPSNKTESLRLFLDSVEKHLRSLDVLKQDVNQDVFISMIKSKLPKDVLLQLELRRQTGSEWTVRQLRDCLCAYIVARERTDEDLKCEVQEKPKSHVFRGSFQSNDRKKFGQSRFRGVVGTNSAEVLVATNKSTAKDKGYSDKCRYCGKHHYSDECQKYSTMEERKQILKDSCHRCLKVGHMSKDCKRNKVCVHCGANNKHHRSLCPKKVPTRIRNEGVCQRNSRM